TTGCCGTGCAGCAGCGCCTCCGGATGGCGCTCGAGAAAATCGGTCAGCACGCGCACCGAACGGGCCGCGTGGCTTATCTCCTGCAGCGTGTTGTCAAGCTCCTGGCTCTGCACCGAGTTCGGTTCGACGAAATTGTTGGCGTTCTCGATCGTGCCGCGCGCAGTCACCAGAGTTTGATTCATGGTGTTCAGCGTCCGATTGGCGGTCGTCAGAGTCAGGTCGAGGTCGTCGAGCGTCTTGCGCACGCCATCGCCAATCTGCTCGAGCGGCATCTTGTTGAGCTTGTCGATGATATTGGTCAGCTTTTCTTCGGTCTCCTGGAGCTGACCCGGAGTGGTCGGCAATTGCACCGGCTTTTGCGACCAATCGATCGCCGCCGGCGTCGCGTTCGGGAAATAATCGAAGGAAACGAACACGGCTCCGGTCAGCAGGTTCCCGGTACGCAGTTGCGCGCGGACGCCGTGCTCTATCATCGAATCGAACAGCTTGCGGCGCATCGCATCGAGATCTAGTCCGTTCCTTAAGCCCACGAACTTGACGCCGAGCCGCTGCGCGTCCATATGGATCGTGACCGGCACCGAGAACTTGAGCGTCTTCAGATCGACCTGCGCGCGCACCGCGGCAACTTCGCCCACCTGAACGCCGCGGAACTCCACCGGCGCGCCCACGTTCAGCCCGCGCACCGATTCGTTGAAGATCAGCTCGAAGGTCTGCGGGCTGCGCGCGGCTGGCTCGTAGGCCTTGGTGCGGTTATCGAACAGGGTGAAAACGGTGTTCGCGTCGGCGGCGGGCATGGGTCGCGCGTCTGCCGGGGTTTCGAACGCGATCCCACCAATCAAAATCGAGAGCAGCGACTGGGTCTGCACGCTCAAGCCGTTGGCGGAGAGCTGGAGATCGATTCCGCTTGCCTGCCAGAAACGTGTATTCGCGGTGACGTACCGATCGTAGGGCGCGCGCACGAAGACTTTCAGGGTAAAGGACATGCCGTCGCTGTCGAGCGCGTACGACGCGATCTGTCCGACCTGCAGGCGGCGGAAAAACAGCGG
This genomic stretch from Candidatus Binataceae bacterium harbors:
- a CDS encoding MlaD family protein, yielding TIVFQSAEGLEAGKTKINYRGVDIGTITGIRLAQDHERVIATAQMAPRTENFLLDDTRFWVVRPRISGANVTGLGTLISGAYIGMEIGTSKESRREFVALETPPVVTGNVSGRFFVLKTPDLGSLDTGTPLFFRRLQVGQIASYALDSDGMSFTLKVFVRAPYDRYVTANTRFWQASGIDLQLSANGLSVQTQSLLSILIGGIAFETPADARPMPAADANTVFTLFDNRTKAYEPAARSPQTFELIFNESVRGLNVGAPVEFRGVQVGEVAAVRAQVDLKTLKFSVPVTIHMDAQRLGVKFVGLRNGLDLDAMRRKLFDSMIEHGVRAQLRTGNLLTGAVFVSFDYFPNATPAAIDWSQKPVQLPTTPGQLQETEEKLTNIIDKLNKMPLEQIGDGVRKTLDDLDLTLTTANRTLNTMNQTLVTARGTIENANNFVEPNSVQSQELDNTLQEISHAARSVRVLTDFLERHPEALLHGKSGEAK